From a single Columba livia isolate bColLiv1 breed racing homer unplaced genomic scaffold, bColLiv1.pat.W.v2 Scaffold_203, whole genome shotgun sequence genomic region:
- the LOC135577967 gene encoding olfactory receptor 14J1-like, with protein sequence MSNSSSITQFLLLPFTDTRELQLLHFWLFLGIYLAALLGNGLIITTIAWDQHLHTPMYFFLLNLALLDLGSISTIVPKSMANSLWDSRVISYAGCAAQVFFFCFLLGSEYSLLTIMSYDRYVAICKPLHYGTLLGSRACVHMAAAAWATGFLHALLHTANTFSLPLCKGNALGQFFCEIPQILKLSCSHSYLRELGLNVFSLLISFGCFVFIVVSYVQILRAVLRIPSEQGRHKAFSTCLPHLAVVSLFVSTGSFAYLKPHSISSPSLDLVVSVLYSVVPPAVNPLIYSMRNQELKESIRKGISWVFVDADKLSMTLQK encoded by the coding sequence atgtccaacagcagctccatcacccagttcctcctcctgccgttcacagacacacgggagctgcagctcttgcacttctggctcttcctgggcatctacctggctgccctcctgggcaacggcctcatcatcaccaccatagcctgggaccagcacctccacacccccatgtacttcttcctgctcaacctcgccctcctcgacctgggctccatctccaccattgtccccaaatccatggctaATTCTctctgggattccagggtcatttcctatgcaggatgtgctgcacaggtcttctttttttgtttcttgcttggtTCAGAGTATtctcttctcaccatcatgtcgtacgaccgctacgttgccatctgcaaacccctgcactacgggaccctcctgggcagcagagcttgtgtccacatggcagcagctgcctgggccactgggtttctccatgctctgctgcacacggccaatacattttcactgcccctgtgcaagggcaatgccctgggccagttcttctgtgaaatcccccagatcctcaagctctcctgctcacactcctacctcagggaacttgggcttaaCGTGTTTAGTCTGTTAATCagttttggctgttttgtgttcattgtggtgtcctatgtgcagatcttgagggccgtgctgaggatcccctctgagcagggtcggcacaaagccttttccacctgcctccctcacctggccgtggtctccctgtttgtcagcactggttCATTTGCCTATCTGAAGCCCCACTccatttcttccccatccctggacctggtggtgtcagttctgtactcggtggtgcctccagcagtgaaccccctcatctacagcatgaggaaccaggagctcaaggagtCCATTAGGAAAGGGATTTCATGGGTGTTTGTTGATGCTGATAAACTTTCAATGACTCTACAGAAATGA
- the LOC135577965 gene encoding olfactory receptor 14J1-like, which translates to LHYETLLGSRACVHMAAAAWATGFLNALLHTANTFSLPLCKGYALGQFFCEIPQILKLSCSHSYLRELGLLVVSVCLAFGCFVFIVVSYVQIFRAVLRIPSEQGRHKAFSTCLPHLAVLSLFLSTGLFAYLKPPSISSPSLDLVVSVLYSVVPPAVNPLIYSMRNQELKDALCKLISRCFLKQ; encoded by the coding sequence ctgcactacgagaccctcctgggcagcagagcttgtgtccacatggcagcagctgcctgggccactgggtttctcaatgctctgctgcacacggccaatacattttcactgcccctgtgcaagggctatgccctgggccagttcttctgtgaaatcccccagatcctcaagctctcctgctcacactcctacctcagggaacttgggcttcttgtggttagTGTCTGTTtagcatttggctgttttgtgttcattgtggtgtcctatgtgcagatcttcagggccgtgctgaggatcccctctgagcagggacggcacaaagccttttccacctgcctccctcacctggccgtgctctccctgttcctcagcactggcttgtttgcctacctgaagcccccctccatctcctccccatccctggacctggtggtgtctgttctgtactcggtggtgcctccagcagtgaaccccctcatctacagcatgaggaaccaggagctcaaggatgccctgtgcaaACTCATATCCcgctgttttctgaagcaataa